GGTCAGCAGCTGGCGGAGGCGCTGCGCAAGCACCCCGACGTCTTCTCATCGCTCTTCATCTCGATGGTCGACGCCGGCGAGAACTCGGGAACGCTGGACGAGTCGCTGTCCCAGCTGGCGCTCCAGCTCGAGCAGGCCTCCCGTCTCCAGAAGCAGATCAAGGCAGCGATGCGGTACCCGCTGATCATCCTCGGGGTCGCGGTGATGGTCCTCGTCCTGCTGCTCGTCTTCGTCGTGCCGCGCTTCCGGAGCCTGTTCTCGTCCCTCGGCGGCGACCTGCCCATCCCGACCAAGGTCGTGATCTCACTCAGCCAGGTTCTCGTGCCACCGGACGGCAAGCTCCTGCCGGTGGTCCCCGCGATCGTGATCCTGATCCTGGCCGCCGCCTTCGCCATGATCCTGTTCGCCTTCCGCCGTTTCCGGCTCCCCCCGATGCCGGCCTTCGGCCTCGGAGCATCGGTCGGCCTGTTCCTCGGCGGGCTGCTCTACCTGTTCCAGTTCGAGCCGGCCTTCCTGACGACCAGTCCCCTCGTCGCGATACCCGGCGGGGTGAGTCTGATCACCTTCTTCTACGACCACGACTTCCCGAGCGCCTTCGTCGGGGTGCCCCAGATCGTCGCGATCTTCGGTCGGGTGGCGCTCCTGTACGTCGTCTTCATGATCCTGCGCTCGTTCTGGCGCCGCTTCATCGGTACCCCTGAGGGCCGCCGCGCCTGGGATGCGTTCCGCCTGAAGGCGCCCCTGAAGATCGGCAGCCTGGTCCAGAAGATCTCGATGGCACGGTTCACGCGCACGCTCGCGACACTGATCAAGTCGGGCGTCCCGATCCTCACCGCCTTCGACATCGTCCGCGAGACCGCTGGCAACGTCCTGATCGAGGAAGCGGCCGACGAGGCCCGCCAGCGGGTCGCCGTCGGCTCGACGATCTACAGCGCCCTCGACGACTCACCGGCCTTCCCATCCCTTGTGACCCGCATGGTCCAAGTGGGGGAGGAGACCGGTGCGCTCGACGAGATGCTGCTCAAGTGCGCCGAGTACTACGAGGAAGAGGTCGACATCGCGATGAAGAACATCGCCTCCCTGATCGAGCCGGTGATGGTGATCCTGATCGGCCTGATCGTGGGATCAATCGTAATCGCGCTCTACCTGCCGATCTTCGGCATCTTCCAACTCCTTGAAGCCTGACCTGACTGACGGAGAAAGTCGCAAACGGGAGCATGCGTTCGTTTGCTTCTTTATTGCCTTCGGCGGAGCGTCTTTTGTCGGTACGCCGTGGCGCTTGGCGCCGCTAACTGCGCCTTTCCTCCGTGGGAGGCGCCTTACGGGCTGCCCTTGCTCCATTCCGGGCGCGCATTGACCCGCTAACCCCCTCTTTCCTCCGAGGGCATCTTCGCGCGAGAGGCCCGCATCTGGATGAGGGGCCCGGTGAACCTCCCTGATCAGGAGCCTGCCCCCGGCAGGGCAGGCGACCCGGAGTCCTCCCGTTCAGACCTTTCGGTATCGGACCCCGGCGCCCCGGCTGTTTGCGACGGGGGTGATGACCTGCGCATCGCGCAGCTTCGCGAGGATCCCCGTGGCTGTGATCGGGGCGACGCCGAGGAGGTCCGCAGCGTCGTCGCGACCGATCTCGGGGTTGGCGTCGAGGTAGGCGATCACGAGTGCCTTGTGATTCTCGATCGCCTTGTGTGAGCGGTAGGACAGCTGCCCTGCGAGGCGTGCGCGAGCTGTCTCGCTGAGACGGAATGAACGCGCCCGGTTCACGAGTCTCGTGAGGGCCCCGAGCCGCTCGAGTTGCTCGAGGGTGAGGAACGCCTCGTCGACGGTGCACTGCGCCGCGCCTGCGAGCTGCTCTGGCCGGAGAACCGACTGCTCGAGCAGCAGGCTGATGGCGATCGTGATCCGGACGTCCTCTTC
This DNA window, taken from Miltoncostaea oceani, encodes the following:
- a CDS encoding type II secretion system F family protein; the protein is MPLFVYKGQNEDGARRNGRVEAPDEQAALEQLRTNGIFASKIAPVKEPIKIEDLLSRRRRVPQDQLVLFTRQMATLIDAGVAILQALNILEKQIENARFKDVVRDVIDQVESGQQLAEALRKHPDVFSSLFISMVDAGENSGTLDESLSQLALQLEQASRLQKQIKAAMRYPLIILGVAVMVLVLLLVFVVPRFRSLFSSLGGDLPIPTKVVISLSQVLVPPDGKLLPVVPAIVILILAAAFAMILFAFRRFRLPPMPAFGLGASVGLFLGGLLYLFQFEPAFLTTSPLVAIPGGVSLITFFYDHDFPSAFVGVPQIVAIFGRVALLYVVFMILRSFWRRFIGTPEGRRAWDAFRLKAPLKIGSLVQKISMARFTRTLATLIKSGVPILTAFDIVRETAGNVLIEEAADEARQRVAVGSTIYSALDDSPAFPSLVTRMVQVGEETGALDEMLLKCAEYYEEEVDIAMKNIASLIEPVMVILIGLIVGSIVIALYLPIFGIFQLLEA